In Amycolatopsis coloradensis, one genomic interval encodes:
- a CDS encoding helix-turn-helix domain-containing protein, whose amino-acid sequence MATVYRETTVPGELTGMVRCLWEDTGTAPKRIVPDGCVDLVESGGEVFVAGPDTAAWTWETSGPARGVRFAPGRAGDVLGLGADELRDQRVSLRDLWGREGELLAERVLSGAASLTAVAVRRGTGRADREISALIARLDGGVPRVSAALERFTTGERQLRRRFTLAVGYGPATYLRVTRFQRAIGLAGTAPDLASLAFSAGYADQAHLSRDCRELSGLKASEFFRARK is encoded by the coding sequence ATGGCAACCGTGTATCGGGAGACGACGGTGCCCGGCGAGCTGACAGGCATGGTGCGCTGCCTATGGGAGGACACGGGCACGGCACCGAAGCGGATCGTGCCCGACGGCTGCGTGGATCTGGTGGAGAGCGGCGGCGAGGTCTTCGTCGCCGGGCCGGACACCGCGGCCTGGACCTGGGAGACCAGCGGCCCGGCGCGGGGCGTGCGGTTCGCCCCCGGCAGAGCGGGTGACGTTTTGGGCTTGGGCGCCGACGAACTACGCGACCAGCGTGTCTCCCTACGCGACCTGTGGGGCAGGGAAGGCGAGCTGCTGGCCGAGCGAGTGCTCTCCGGTGCCGCTTCGCTGACCGCCGTCGCCGTGCGGCGCGGAACCGGACGAGCCGACCGGGAGATTTCGGCGTTGATCGCCAGGCTGGACGGCGGCGTCCCCCGGGTCTCGGCCGCGCTGGAGAGGTTCACCACCGGCGAGCGGCAGTTGCGGAGGCGGTTCACCCTCGCGGTCGGCTACGGCCCCGCCACGTACCTGCGGGTCACCCGGTTCCAGCGCGCCATCGGCCTCGCGGGAACGGCGCCGGATCTCGCCTCGCTGGCGTTTTCGGCAGGGTACGCCGATCAGGCTCACCTGAGCCGGGACTGCCGGGAGCTCTCCGGGCTGAAAGCGAGTGAGTTCTTCCGCGCAAGGAAGTGA
- a CDS encoding NUDIX domain-containing protein translates to MSEAEIDSLAWIHVRDRRLLSVRTEGKAKFYLPGGKREPGEGDVAGLCREIKEELGIELAPQSFRFFAVLNEQADGFADGRRVRMTCYTADHRGEPVPGREIAESAWLSSADAHLCPPAGRRMLGLLAEAGLVD, encoded by the coding sequence GTGTCCGAAGCAGAGATCGATTCACTGGCCTGGATCCACGTCCGCGACCGCCGTCTGCTGTCGGTGCGGACCGAGGGTAAGGCCAAGTTCTACCTTCCCGGGGGCAAACGTGAGCCGGGCGAGGGCGACGTCGCCGGACTGTGCCGGGAGATCAAGGAGGAGCTCGGCATCGAGCTCGCCCCGCAGAGCTTTCGCTTCTTCGCGGTGTTGAACGAGCAGGCCGACGGTTTCGCGGACGGCCGACGCGTCCGCATGACCTGTTACACCGCCGACCATCGCGGAGAGCCCGTGCCGGGCCGCGAGATCGCGGAGTCCGCCTGGCTGTCGTCGGCCGACGCGCATCTCTGCCCGCCGGCGGGGCGGCGGATGCTCGGGCTGCTCGCCGAGGCGGGTCTCGTCGATTAG
- a CDS encoding MmpS family transport accessory protein, with protein MGVPTATPPASAPGQGAPGRLKPLGTVVVVLGVMAVAVTLTSYVLPKASRPVQSPPVPQVEQAVAAVRTVIHSVVYELSGAEGAQNVTYVAQGSELMQKTEVTAPWSTTFERRSEEGRDEFYSLSAQGSGSGALRCRILVDGVVVSDRTAPAASAPVTCTS; from the coding sequence ATGGGTGTTCCCACCGCGACCCCTCCGGCATCGGCGCCGGGGCAGGGTGCCCCCGGCAGGCTGAAGCCGCTGGGGACCGTCGTGGTCGTGCTGGGTGTGATGGCCGTCGCCGTCACCCTGACCAGCTACGTGCTGCCGAAGGCGTCGAGGCCTGTGCAGAGCCCGCCCGTGCCACAGGTCGAACAGGCCGTGGCCGCCGTGCGCACCGTGATCCACTCCGTCGTCTACGAGCTTTCCGGCGCGGAGGGCGCCCAGAACGTCACCTACGTCGCGCAGGGTTCGGAACTCATGCAGAAGACCGAAGTGACGGCGCCGTGGAGCACCACCTTCGAGCGCAGGAGCGAGGAAGGCCGCGACGAGTTCTACAGCCTGTCCGCGCAGGGGTCGGGCAGCGGCGCGCTGCGGTGCCGGATCCTCGTCGACGGCGTGGTCGTCAGCGACCGCACCGCCCCCGCCGCGAGCGCGCCGGTCACCTGTACCTCCTGA